In one Pseudomonas sp. Bout1 genomic region, the following are encoded:
- a CDS encoding DUF2231 domain-containing protein yields the protein MTVTTALTYRCTPGPLHATLLAGTVPLFLGALLSDIAYTQTYQIQWSNFAAWLIAGALVFCGLAGLFALVNLVRADRKAGRPTLYLLLLLVTWALGLVNAFEHAKDAWAVMPSGLVLSAIVTLLACVTTWVGLTSLRSGGGQ from the coding sequence GTGACCGTCACCACCGCCCTCACCTACCGCTGCACGCCTGGCCCGCTTCACGCGACCTTGCTTGCCGGTACCGTCCCACTGTTTCTCGGCGCCTTGCTGAGTGACATTGCCTACACCCAGACCTACCAGATTCAATGGAGCAACTTCGCCGCCTGGCTGATCGCCGGCGCCCTGGTGTTCTGTGGGCTGGCGGGGTTGTTTGCATTGGTCAACCTGGTGCGCGCCGACCGCAAGGCCGGGCGCCCCACGCTGTACTTGCTGCTGTTGCTGGTGACCTGGGCGCTGGGGTTGGTCAACGCCTTCGAACATGCGAAGGATGCGTGGGCCGTGATGCCGTCGGGCCTGGTGCTGTCCGCGATTGTGACCCTGCTGGCCTGCGTGACCACGTGGGTCGGGCTGACCAGCCTGCGTTCCGGAGGTGGCCAATGA
- the proP gene encoding glycine betaine/L-proline transporter ProP — MKSRKKTVNPIGLDDITIVDDAKMRKAITAAALGNAMEWFDFGVYGFVAYVLGKVFFPEASPSVQMIAALATFSVPFLIRPLGGLFFGRLGDKYGRQKVLAATIVIMSLSTFAIGLIPSYDSIGIWAPILLLLAKMAQGFSVGGEYTGASIFVAEYAPDRKRGFLGSWLDFGSIAGFVLGAGVVVLISAVIGEDAFQSWGWRLPFFLALPLGMIGLYLRHALEETPAFQQHVEQLEQGDREGLAGGPKVSFKEVATKHWRSLMTCVGVVVVTNVTYYMLLTYMPSYLSHNLHYSENHGVLIIIAIMVGMLFVQPLIGFVSDKVGRKPFILIGSIALFFLAIPAFMLINSGKLGLIFSGLLIIAVVLNFFIGVMASTLPAMFPTHIRYSALASAFNISILVAGLTPTAMAWLVETTNNLYMPAYYLMVFAVLGLFTALTMKETANKPLRGAAPAASDLEEAKELLQEHEDNIEQKIEDIDAQIAELEAKRENLVQQHPRIN; from the coding sequence ATGAAATCACGCAAGAAAACCGTCAATCCGATTGGATTGGATGACATCACCATTGTCGACGACGCCAAGATGCGCAAGGCGATCACCGCCGCTGCGCTGGGCAACGCCATGGAGTGGTTCGACTTCGGGGTGTATGGCTTCGTCGCCTATGTGCTCGGCAAGGTGTTTTTCCCCGAGGCGTCCCCCAGCGTACAAATGATCGCTGCCCTGGCGACCTTCTCGGTGCCGTTCCTGATCCGCCCGCTGGGCGGCTTGTTCTTCGGCAGGTTGGGCGACAAATACGGTAGGCAGAAGGTCCTGGCGGCGACGATCGTGATCATGTCCCTGAGCACCTTTGCCATCGGGCTGATCCCCTCCTACGACTCGATCGGCATCTGGGCACCGATCCTGTTGCTGCTGGCCAAGATGGCCCAGGGCTTCTCGGTGGGCGGCGAATACACCGGCGCCTCGATCTTCGTCGCCGAATACGCCCCGGACCGCAAGCGCGGCTTCCTCGGCAGTTGGCTGGACTTCGGCTCCATCGCCGGCTTCGTCCTCGGCGCGGGTGTGGTGGTGCTGATTTCTGCGGTGATCGGCGAAGACGCGTTCCAGTCCTGGGGCTGGCGCCTGCCGTTCTTCCTCGCCCTGCCGTTGGGCATGATCGGGCTGTACTTGCGCCACGCCCTGGAAGAGACACCGGCCTTCCAACAGCACGTGGAACAGCTCGAACAAGGCGATCGCGAAGGCTTGGCGGGCGGCCCGAAAGTGTCGTTCAAGGAAGTCGCCACCAAACACTGGCGCAGCCTGATGACGTGCGTCGGCGTGGTGGTGGTGACCAACGTCACGTACTACATGCTGCTCACCTACATGCCGAGCTACCTGTCGCACAACCTGCACTACAGCGAAAACCACGGCGTGCTGATCATCATCGCGATCATGGTCGGCATGTTGTTCGTGCAGCCGCTGATTGGCTTTGTCAGCGACAAAGTCGGGCGTAAACCCTTCATCCTCATCGGCAGCATCGCCCTGTTCTTCCTCGCCATTCCGGCGTTCATGCTGATCAACAGCGGCAAACTCGGGCTGATTTTCTCGGGGCTGCTGATCATTGCAGTGGTGCTCAACTTCTTTATCGGCGTGATGGCGTCCACCCTGCCGGCGATGTTCCCTACGCACATTCGCTACAGCGCGTTGGCCAGTGCCTTCAATATTTCGATCCTGGTCGCGGGCCTGACGCCGACCGCCATGGCCTGGCTGGTAGAAACCACCAACAACCTGTACATGCCGGCCTACTACCTGATGGTGTTCGCCGTGCTGGGCCTTTTCACTGCGCTGACCATGAAAGAAACCGCCAACAAACCCCTGCGCGGCGCGGCACCGGCGGCTTCGGATCTGGAGGAAGCCAAAGAGCTGCTGCAGGAGCATGAAGACAATATCGAACAGAAGATCGAAGACATCGACGCGCAAATCGCCGAGCTGGAAGCCAAGCGCGAGAACCTGGTGCAGCAGCATCCACGCATCAATTGA
- a CDS encoding bestrophin family protein — protein sequence MKAAIVKKYRLIIKTMGYVGWALFWLLLWDIAVTVDFMLFLNSKINLPLMPLTLLGSALVVLISFRNSSAYNRWWEARTLWGAMVNNSRSFARQVLTLLDDPHHEVNPMKATLLRRHVAYVNCLAAHLRGQPCPDEIRAFLPAEEFTRSTTTNNFSNDILNGSAALLAQEYKAGRLDSIRLARLESTLVDLSNSQGGMERIANTPLPYPYVYFPRLFISLFCLIVPVGLVESLGWFTPLASTVVGFMLLAIERIGTDLQSPFRDSEHQIQMEALCETIEKNLQSMQRDSLGGDRII from the coding sequence TTGAAAGCTGCCATCGTCAAAAAATACCGCTTGATCATCAAGACCATGGGCTATGTGGGCTGGGCGCTGTTCTGGCTGCTGCTGTGGGATATCGCCGTCACCGTGGACTTCATGCTGTTCCTCAACAGCAAGATCAACCTGCCGCTGATGCCGCTCACACTGCTCGGTTCGGCGCTGGTGGTGCTGATCAGTTTCCGCAACAGCAGCGCCTACAACCGCTGGTGGGAAGCGCGCACGTTGTGGGGGGCGATGGTCAACAATTCCCGCAGCTTTGCCCGGCAAGTGCTGACGCTGCTGGATGACCCGCACCACGAGGTCAACCCGATGAAGGCGACCCTGCTGCGCCGTCACGTGGCGTATGTGAACTGCCTGGCAGCCCACCTGCGGGGCCAGCCGTGCCCGGATGAGATTCGCGCGTTTCTGCCGGCGGAAGAGTTCACCCGCAGTACCACCACCAATAACTTTTCCAACGACATCCTCAATGGTTCCGCGGCGCTGCTGGCCCAGGAATACAAGGCCGGGCGCCTGGACAGTATTCGCCTGGCGCGGCTGGAATCGACCCTGGTGGACTTGTCCAACAGCCAGGGCGGCATGGAGCGCATCGCCAACACGCCGCTGCCCTACCCGTACGTGTATTTCCCACGGCTGTTCATTTCGCTGTTCTGCCTGATCGTGCCGGTGGGCCTGGTGGAATCCCTGGGCTGGTTCACCCCGCTGGCGTCCACGGTGGTGGGCTTTATGCTGCTGGCCATCGAGCGCATCGGCACCGATTTGCAAAGCCCGTTTCGTGACAGCGAGCACCAGATCCAGATGGAAGCCCTCTGCGAAACCATCGAGAAAAACCTGCAGTCGATGCAGCGGGATTCCTTGGGCGGCGATCGAATCATCTGA
- a CDS encoding GNAT family N-acetyltransferase, translated as MTSFRVRELRSTDTEALLAFEALNREWFESHIEARDPSFYSTQGVAEHIDGYLSGLATGAWHPFVIEDASGEIVGRANLKSIDSPKGSAEVGYRVGERSCGQGLATLALNHLIHEAKVRWALKQLVAYVYPENVGSQKVLSRCGFVPEQPVPGHTPQGENRFVLTLQA; from the coding sequence ATGACGTCATTTCGCGTTCGCGAGCTGAGAAGTACGGACACTGAAGCATTGCTGGCCTTCGAAGCCCTCAACCGTGAGTGGTTCGAGTCGCATATCGAAGCGCGCGACCCTTCGTTCTACTCAACGCAGGGCGTCGCCGAGCATATTGACGGTTATTTATCCGGCCTTGCCACCGGCGCCTGGCACCCGTTCGTGATCGAAGACGCCAGTGGCGAAATCGTCGGTCGCGCCAATCTGAAAAGCATCGATTCACCGAAGGGCTCTGCCGAAGTCGGTTACCGCGTGGGCGAGCGCTCGTGCGGGCAAGGGCTGGCAACCCTGGCGCTGAACCATCTTATCCACGAGGCAAAGGTGCGCTGGGCACTCAAGCAATTGGTGGCGTACGTGTACCCGGAGAATGTGGGCTCACAAAAAGTCCTGAGCCGTTGCGGGTTCGTGCCTGAACAGCCAGTACCAGGCCACACGCCCCAAGGCGAAAACCGTTTCGTCCTGACCCTTCAGGCCTGA
- a CDS encoding tRNA (adenine(22)-N(1))-methyltransferase, translating into MNEHTLSMRLERVAAHVPAGARLADIGSDHGYLPVALMRRGAIVAAVAGEVALTPFRAAERTVRENALEHHITVRLASGLAAIEPADGITAISICGMGGETIRDILDSDKARLNGQERLVLQPNGGEQPLRQWLMDNGYRIVCEELLRENRFFYEIIVAERAETVIYTEEELYFGPLQMQARSPEFLLKWQRILRHKQQTLNDFAQARQAVPDHKVQEVAQQARWITQLLA; encoded by the coding sequence TTGAACGAACACACATTGTCCATGCGCCTGGAGCGCGTGGCGGCCCATGTACCTGCCGGGGCGCGCCTGGCGGATATCGGCTCCGATCACGGTTACCTGCCGGTGGCGTTGATGCGTCGCGGCGCCATCGTGGCGGCGGTGGCCGGCGAGGTGGCCTTGACGCCGTTTCGCGCAGCCGAGCGTACGGTGCGCGAGAACGCGCTGGAGCACCACATAACGGTGCGCCTGGCCAGTGGTTTGGCGGCGATCGAGCCGGCAGACGGGATCACCGCGATCAGCATCTGCGGCATGGGCGGCGAGACGATTCGCGACATCCTCGACAGCGACAAGGCACGCCTCAACGGCCAGGAGCGTCTGGTGCTGCAACCCAACGGCGGCGAGCAGCCGTTGCGTCAATGGCTGATGGACAACGGCTATCGCATCGTGTGCGAAGAGCTGCTGCGGGAAAACCGCTTCTTCTACGAAATCATCGTCGCCGAGCGCGCTGAGACTGTTATCTACACCGAAGAGGAGCTGTACTTCGGCCCGCTGCAAATGCAGGCGCGCAGCCCCGAGTTCCTGCTCAAGTGGCAGCGCATCCTGCGCCACAAACAACAGACCCTGAACGATTTCGCCCAGGCGCGGCAGGCGGTGCCCGACCACAAGGTGCAAGAGGTCGCCCAACAGGCCCGGTGGATTACCCAACTGCTGGCGTGA
- a CDS encoding aldo/keto reductase family oxidoreductase has product MNHSTFTLGDRAVNRIGYGAMQLAGPGVFGPPKDREAALAVLREAVAAGVNHIDTSDFYGPHITNQIIREALHPYKDDLTIVTKVGALRGADGSWLNASSKAELTQAVHDNLRNLGLDVLDVVNVRAMHGVMGTAEGSIEEPLSAIAELQQQGLVRHIGISNVTPTQVAEARKIVRFVCVQNLYNIAHQHDNAMIDALAQDGIAYVPYFPLGGFTPVQSSVLSSVAQRLGVTPMQLALAWLLRRSPNILLIPGTSSVTHLRENIAVGELDLSDQVLAELNTIAG; this is encoded by the coding sequence ATGAACCACAGCACCTTCACTCTCGGCGATCGCGCCGTCAACCGCATCGGTTACGGCGCCATGCAACTGGCCGGCCCTGGGGTATTTGGCCCACCAAAGGACCGTGAAGCGGCGCTGGCTGTATTGCGCGAGGCCGTCGCAGCAGGCGTGAACCATATCGACACCAGCGATTTCTACGGGCCGCATATCACCAATCAGATTATTCGTGAGGCGCTGCATCCGTATAAAGACGATCTCACGATTGTCACCAAGGTGGGCGCCCTTCGAGGCGCCGACGGTTCCTGGCTCAACGCTTCGTCAAAGGCCGAGCTGACGCAGGCCGTGCATGACAACCTGCGCAACCTGGGCCTGGACGTGCTGGACGTGGTCAACGTGCGGGCCATGCATGGCGTGATGGGCACTGCCGAAGGCTCGATCGAAGAGCCCCTGAGTGCCATCGCCGAGTTGCAACAACAGGGACTGGTGCGCCATATCGGCATCAGCAACGTCACGCCGACGCAGGTGGCCGAGGCGCGAAAAATCGTGCGTTTCGTGTGTGTGCAGAACCTGTACAACATCGCCCATCAACACGATAACGCGATGATCGACGCGCTGGCCCAGGACGGCATTGCCTATGTGCCGTACTTCCCGCTGGGCGGATTTACCCCGGTGCAGTCCTCGGTGTTGTCGAGCGTTGCACAGCGCCTTGGCGTCACACCGATGCAGTTGGCGCTGGCATGGCTGCTGCGCCGTTCACCCAATATCTTGCTGATTCCTGGTACTTCGTCGGTCACCCATTTGCGTGAAAATATAGCGGTGGGCGAACTGGATCTTTCGGATCAAGTGCTGGCAGAGCTGAATACCATCGCGGGCTGA
- a CDS encoding TetR/AcrR family transcriptional regulator — translation MSTPKASLKPRKSAVQARSAATVEALHTATLQVLTAQGLVRCTTTRVAERAGMSVGSLYQYYPNRDALLAAVLEKHLVHVAETVEQACDQYQGATVAEMASGFVTAFLAVKLMDPTASKALYAIAGERGGAELVARINKRMVAAIAAMLATAADARFEDPLLTAAISISAVVGPVRSLLEGNATPAYEAGLEQQVIRLLRAYLQTYQSRPIDR, via the coding sequence ATGAGCACTCCAAAAGCGTCACTAAAGCCAAGAAAATCAGCGGTTCAGGCCCGGTCGGCGGCGACTGTCGAGGCGCTGCACACGGCGACCCTTCAGGTTTTGACGGCGCAGGGGTTGGTCCGGTGCACCACCACCCGCGTGGCCGAACGTGCGGGCATGTCGGTGGGCAGTCTCTACCAGTACTATCCGAATCGCGATGCACTGCTTGCGGCGGTCCTGGAAAAGCACCTGGTGCACGTGGCCGAGACCGTCGAGCAGGCTTGCGATCAATACCAGGGCGCCACGGTCGCTGAAATGGCATCCGGGTTTGTCACGGCTTTTCTCGCCGTGAAGCTGATGGATCCGACGGCGTCCAAGGCCCTCTACGCCATTGCGGGCGAGCGGGGCGGTGCGGAGCTGGTCGCGCGTATCAACAAGCGGATGGTAGCCGCGATTGCGGCGATGTTGGCGACGGCAGCGGATGCTCGTTTTGAAGACCCCTTGTTGACCGCCGCCATTTCGATCAGCGCGGTGGTGGGCCCGGTGCGGTCACTGCTTGAAGGCAATGCAACGCCAGCCTATGAAGCCGGCCTGGAACAACAGGTGATTCGGCTACTGCGGGCTTATCTTCAAACCTATCAGTCACGGCCAATTGACCGCTAA
- a CDS encoding Sbal_3080 family lipoprotein: MLSRALTAGLLLALAGCTNVKVDPVAPQYKISQLCIEENPKVVVGDFVDGLQTLLRKHHIESRLYAAPVPGNCEYRLTYTAIRSWDFSAYLSDASIALYKGEQSIGVAHYNLAGEGGFDLSKYKTVEEKMAPVIDQLLGQAK; this comes from the coding sequence ATGCTGTCCAGAGCCCTCACGGCAGGCCTTCTACTGGCTTTGGCCGGGTGTACAAACGTCAAGGTTGACCCTGTCGCGCCGCAATACAAAATCTCCCAGCTATGCATCGAAGAGAACCCCAAAGTGGTGGTGGGGGATTTTGTCGATGGCCTGCAAACGCTGTTGCGCAAGCACCACATTGAAAGCCGGTTGTATGCCGCGCCGGTTCCGGGCAACTGTGAATACCGGCTGACCTACACCGCCATTCGTTCCTGGGACTTCTCTGCCTACCTGTCCGACGCCAGCATTGCGCTCTACAAAGGCGAGCAGTCCATTGGCGTTGCGCACTACAACCTGGCGGGCGAGGGGGGCTTCGACTTGTCGAAATACAAGACGGTCGAGGAAAAAATGGCACCGGTGATCGACCAGCTATTGGGGCAGGCCAAGTGA
- a CDS encoding DUF2846 domain-containing protein: MKSTAVLLLMLLTGCGHTSTSQPYFEPPAPPAGKALVYMMRTQVIQGSFYDSVFSIDDSAIVGLSSETYSWVLVSPGVHKVSAGQHPNARNVFLMLSVEPGKEYFVEYTQENMFEKIRKWEANEGKSMVRGYSYIPVK, translated from the coding sequence ATCAAAAGTACCGCGGTCCTGTTGCTCATGCTGCTGACCGGGTGTGGTCATACCAGCACCAGCCAACCTTACTTCGAACCTCCGGCGCCGCCTGCGGGCAAGGCGCTGGTTTACATGATGCGGACCCAGGTTATCCAGGGCAGCTTCTATGACAGCGTGTTCAGTATCGATGACAGCGCAATCGTGGGGCTGAGTAGCGAGACTTATTCCTGGGTGCTGGTCAGCCCGGGCGTGCACAAGGTGTCTGCCGGGCAACATCCGAATGCCCGGAACGTATTCCTGATGCTCTCGGTCGAGCCGGGTAAGGAATACTTCGTTGAGTACACCCAGGAAAACATGTTCGAGAAGATTCGCAAGTGGGAGGCGAACGAAGGGAAAAGCATGGTGCGCGGGTATTCGTATATACCGGTGAAGTGA
- a CDS encoding DNA/RNA non-specific endonuclease, giving the protein MHLRKIAVGLSALVLLSTGAQARGLLDLITPPQSHTSRSGSISQGAALDLYSSQQKKPSFDSCADLFPARQPINTATVPASMKPLALCSDNFAVLYSQTSKTPLVVVERLNAGQLQDAKGEERTNQFYPDPRIPKGARAELSDYRGQHPAVDRGHQSPAADAPSTNAMAQSFALSNMVPQDPTNNRKIWSKVEADVRKFAKRADGNVFVFTGPLFDQGYSTIGDNKVWVPTRLFKLVYDVSSKRAWAYVLPNAETRIEKPMDYTTFVKTTGLKLLGNLPVTGSVGRT; this is encoded by the coding sequence ATGCACCTTCGCAAAATTGCAGTTGGGCTGTCGGCCCTTGTTTTGCTCTCCACCGGGGCGCAAGCCCGTGGCCTGCTGGACCTCATTACACCGCCTCAATCACATACTTCCCGTTCGGGCTCCATCAGCCAGGGTGCGGCCCTGGATCTGTATTCAAGCCAACAGAAAAAGCCGTCGTTCGACAGTTGCGCCGACCTGTTCCCGGCCAGGCAACCGATCAACACCGCCACCGTGCCGGCCAGCATGAAACCCCTGGCGCTGTGTTCCGATAACTTTGCAGTGCTGTACTCACAAACCAGCAAGACTCCGCTGGTGGTGGTTGAGCGCCTTAATGCAGGCCAACTGCAGGACGCCAAAGGCGAGGAGCGCACCAACCAGTTCTACCCGGACCCGCGCATTCCCAAAGGCGCGCGCGCCGAGTTGAGTGACTACCGTGGCCAACACCCGGCCGTGGACCGTGGCCATCAATCGCCGGCCGCCGATGCGCCGAGCACCAACGCCATGGCCCAATCCTTCGCGTTGTCGAACATGGTGCCGCAAGACCCCACCAACAACCGCAAGATCTGGAGCAAGGTCGAAGCGGACGTGCGCAAGTTTGCCAAGCGTGCCGACGGCAATGTGTTCGTGTTCACCGGCCCGTTGTTTGACCAAGGCTACAGCACCATCGGCGACAACAAGGTCTGGGTGCCGACCCGCCTGTTCAAGCTGGTGTACGACGTATCGTCCAAGCGTGCCTGGGCCTATGTATTGCCCAACGCTGAAACCCGCATCGAGAAGCCGATGGACTACACGACGTTTGTGAAGACTACCGGGCTCAAACTGCTGGGGAACTTGCCGGTTACCGGTTCGGTTGGGCGCACTTGA
- a CDS encoding DUF1289 domain-containing protein: protein MAKDIENPCVSTCQLSGELCVSCGRTKDDIRKWKKMKRPEKMAAVQRATLRLKTLKKGK, encoded by the coding sequence TTGGCTAAAGATATCGAGAATCCGTGCGTCTCAACCTGCCAGCTCAGTGGTGAGCTGTGCGTGAGTTGTGGACGCACCAAGGACGATATTCGCAAATGGAAAAAGATGAAGCGGCCAGAGAAGATGGCCGCTGTGCAGCGAGCAACGCTGCGGTTGAAAACGTTGAAGAAGGGCAAATGA
- a CDS encoding MFS transporter yields MGIFRSLRSVNYRIWAVGALVSNIGTWMQRTAQDWLVLTQLTPHNASAVGIVMALQFGPQLLLLPWTGFAADHYDKRKLLIVTQGVMGLLALTLGVFTLTGIVQLWHVYVFAFLSGCASAFDAPVRQIFVADLVGEADLSNAIALNSTSFNMARMIGPAVAGVTIASVGTGWAFLLNGASFFAVLASLFLLRVCGLHTSLRALRTKGSLTEGLRYVWARPDLMAILIMLFLIGTFGMNFPIFISTMAVTVFHADARGYGLLSSILAIGTIAGALLAAGRERPQFKSLLIGALVFGVGCTLAAIAPNYWLFAGALVIIGVGALTFSNTTNSLMQLTTEPAMRGRVIALRVGVALGGTPIGAPIVGWVADHLGPRWALAVGAASGILAAGVAIYTMTRKLDRPKET; encoded by the coding sequence ATGGGCATTTTCCGCTCGCTGCGCAGCGTCAACTACCGCATCTGGGCTGTCGGCGCCCTGGTGTCGAATATCGGCACGTGGATGCAACGCACCGCCCAGGACTGGCTGGTGCTGACCCAGCTCACGCCGCATAACGCCTCGGCCGTCGGCATCGTCATGGCGTTGCAGTTCGGGCCGCAATTGCTGTTGCTGCCCTGGACAGGTTTCGCCGCCGACCACTACGACAAGCGCAAGCTGTTGATCGTTACCCAAGGCGTGATGGGCTTGCTGGCGCTGACGCTGGGGGTGTTTACCCTGACCGGCATCGTCCAGCTGTGGCATGTGTATGTGTTCGCGTTTTTGTCGGGCTGCGCCTCAGCGTTCGACGCGCCCGTGCGGCAGATTTTCGTGGCGGACCTGGTGGGCGAGGCAGACTTGTCCAACGCCATCGCGCTCAATTCCACCTCGTTCAATATGGCCCGCATGATTGGCCCGGCGGTGGCCGGCGTGACCATCGCGTCGGTGGGCACCGGCTGGGCTTTCCTGCTCAATGGCGCGAGCTTTTTCGCGGTGCTGGCCTCGCTGTTCCTGCTGCGGGTTTGCGGCCTGCACACCAGCCTGCGGGCGCTGCGCACCAAGGGCAGCCTGACGGAAGGCTTGCGCTATGTGTGGGCGCGGCCGGACCTGATGGCGATCCTGATCATGCTGTTTTTGATCGGTACATTCGGCATGAATTTTCCGATTTTCATTTCGACCATGGCCGTCACCGTGTTCCACGCCGATGCCCGTGGCTATGGCTTGCTGTCGTCGATCCTGGCCATCGGCACCATCGCCGGGGCACTGCTCGCGGCCGGTCGCGAGCGGCCGCAGTTCAAGTCGCTGCTGATCGGCGCACTGGTGTTCGGGGTGGGTTGCACGCTGGCGGCGATTGCCCCGAACTATTGGCTGTTTGCCGGCGCGCTGGTGATCATCGGCGTGGGCGCCCTGACCTTCAGCAACACCACCAACAGCCTGATGCAACTCACCACCGAGCCCGCCATGCGCGGCCGGGTGATCGCCCTGCGGGTGGGCGTGGCCCTTGGCGGCACACCGATTGGCGCGCCGATTGTCGGTTGGGTGGCCGACCACCTGGGCCCACGCTGGGCGCTGGCGGTCGGTGCGGCTTCGGGCATCCTGGCAGCCGGGGTGGCGATCTACACCATGACGCGCAAGCTGGATCGGCCCAAAGAGACCTGA
- a CDS encoding isochorismatase family protein: MAVTSLDPNTALIIVDLQKGIAEYPFIHPLGSVVERSRALLDAFRESEMPVVLVNVTGFAPGRTERPRRSDVFPPGWADLLPALGQQPGDIVVTKRTWGAFASTDLEAQLKALGVTQVVITGVATGTGVESTARQAYEAGFNVTLAIDAMTDANPEAHHYSLHQVFPKLGETGTAQDILGLLETHTSRTV; encoded by the coding sequence ATGGCCGTCACCTCGCTGGATCCGAATACCGCACTGATCATCGTGGACTTGCAAAAAGGCATCGCCGAATACCCGTTCATCCACCCCCTCGGCAGCGTAGTGGAGCGCTCCCGTGCACTGCTGGACGCGTTCCGTGAGAGCGAGATGCCGGTGGTGCTGGTCAACGTCACAGGCTTCGCGCCCGGGCGCACCGAGCGGCCACGGCGCAGCGACGTGTTCCCACCGGGCTGGGCCGACCTGTTGCCCGCACTCGGTCAGCAACCTGGCGACATTGTGGTGACCAAACGCACCTGGGGCGCGTTCGCCAGCACCGATCTCGAGGCGCAGTTGAAGGCACTCGGCGTGACCCAAGTGGTGATCACCGGGGTTGCCACCGGCACCGGCGTGGAGTCCACCGCTCGCCAGGCCTACGAGGCCGGTTTCAACGTGACCCTGGCCATCGACGCCATGACCGACGCGAACCCCGAGGCCCACCACTACAGCCTGCATCAGGTATTCCCGAAGCTGGGCGAAACCGGTACTGCGCAAGACATCCTCGGTTTGCTTGAAACGCACACCTCGCGAACGGTGTGA